In one Thermosipho ferrireducens genomic region, the following are encoded:
- the hutU gene encoding urocanate hydratase codes for MGRTIKAPRGTKLTCKSWQTEAPMRMIMNNLDPEVARDPANLVVYGGTGRAARNWQCFDKIIETLKELEMDETLLIQSGKPVAVFKTHEWAPRVLIANSNLVPKWANWEYFRELESRGLIMYGQMTAGSWIYIGTQGILQGTYETFYAVAKKYFGGSLKGKWVLTAGLGEMGGAQPLAVTLNDGVVLAVEIDKRMIERRLKTGYLDTWTDNLDEALKMVQEHVKNGKPLSIGLLANAADVHPELVKRGIIPDIVTDQTAAHDPLIGYIPGGMSYEDAIKLRKEDPERYLELVYESVAKHIEAILDMQKQGAKVFEYGNNIRRLAYDHGVKNAFDIPGYVPEYIRDLFSEGKGPFRWVALSGNPEDIYKTDKKVLELFPYDDHLRKWIELAQKKVKWQGLPARICWLGQGERAEFGLAINEMVRKGEIEAPIVIGRDHHDTGSVASPYRETEAMKDGSDAIADWPILNALLNTASGATWVSFHHGGGVGIGYSLHAGMVIVADGTELAQKKLERVLTNDVGLGVVRHADAGYKIAIETAKKHNLNIPMLE; via the coding sequence ATGGGCAGAACAATAAAAGCCCCAAGGGGAACCAAATTAACCTGTAAAAGCTGGCAAACAGAAGCGCCTATGAGAATGATAATGAATAATCTGGATCCAGAAGTGGCCAGAGATCCGGCAAATTTAGTTGTTTACGGTGGAACAGGGAGAGCTGCTCGAAACTGGCAATGCTTTGATAAAATAATTGAAACTTTAAAAGAATTAGAAATGGACGAAACACTTCTCATTCAAAGTGGTAAACCTGTAGCTGTTTTTAAAACACACGAATGGGCTCCAAGAGTTTTAATAGCAAATTCCAACCTCGTTCCAAAATGGGCAAACTGGGAATATTTTAGAGAACTGGAATCTCGAGGATTAATCATGTACGGGCAAATGACAGCAGGAAGCTGGATATACATTGGAACTCAGGGAATTTTACAGGGAACCTACGAAACATTTTATGCTGTCGCAAAAAAATATTTCGGTGGTAGTTTAAAAGGAAAATGGGTTTTAACAGCCGGCTTAGGTGAAATGGGCGGAGCTCAACCACTGGCTGTAACTTTGAATGACGGGGTTGTTTTAGCAGTAGAAATAGACAAACGCATGATTGAGCGAAGGTTAAAAACAGGTTATTTAGATACGTGGACAGACAATTTAGACGAAGCGTTAAAAATGGTACAAGAACATGTCAAAAATGGAAAACCATTGTCTATTGGACTTTTAGCAAATGCAGCAGATGTTCACCCTGAACTTGTAAAAAGAGGAATAATTCCTGACATAGTAACTGACCAGACAGCCGCACATGATCCTTTAATAGGATACATACCAGGAGGTATGAGTTACGAGGATGCTATAAAGCTTAGAAAAGAAGATCCTGAAAGGTACCTTGAACTGGTATATGAAAGTGTTGCAAAACACATAGAAGCCATACTCGATATGCAAAAGCAGGGTGCAAAGGTATTTGAATACGGTAACAACATAAGAAGGCTTGCATACGATCATGGCGTAAAAAATGCTTTCGATATTCCTGGATACGTTCCAGAGTATATTAGAGACTTATTCTCAGAAGGGAAGGGACCATTTAGATGGGTTGCACTTTCAGGAAATCCAGAAGATATATACAAAACAGATAAAAAAGTATTAGAATTGTTCCCGTATGATGATCATTTGAGAAAATGGATAGAACTCGCTCAGAAAAAAGTAAAATGGCAAGGATTACCTGCAAGAATATGCTGGTTGGGTCAGGGAGAAAGAGCAGAGTTTGGACTTGCAATAAATGAAATGGTAAGAAAAGGCGAAATAGAAGCACCTATAGTAATTGGTAGAGACCATCACGATACAGGATCAGTCGCTAGCCCTTATCGAGAGACAGAAGCCATGAAGGATGGTAGCGACGCTATAGCAGATTGGCCAATACTAAACGCTCTTTTAAACACTGCAAGTGGTGCTACATGGGTTTCATTCCATCATGGTGGAGGAGTAGGAATAGGCTACTCGTTACACGCTGGTATGGTGATAGTCGCCGACGGAACTGAACTTGCTCAAAAGAAATTAGAAAGAGTATTAACAAACGATGTTGGTCTTGGCGTAGTAAGACATGCAGATGCTGGATACAAAATTGCTATTGAAACTGCAAAAAAACATAATCTCAATATCCCGATGCTTGAATAA
- a CDS encoding M20 family metallo-hydrolase: protein MELKNLIAKKVENLYDEIVESMKTFISINSVNPRTDGPGEKEVAEWLESLISNWGFDEIKRYDAPDNAVEYGFRPNIVALYKGTEAKRTLWIITHMDKVPAGDLSLWETDPFTPTVKDGKIFGRGAEDNGASLIASLYGIKTLIELGIRPKDNVALAFVSDEETGSEYGIKHLLRQNIFSKDDIFIVPDAGESDGSFIEVAEKSIMWLKITTYGIQTHASRPQKGINAHRLGMKFAIELDEFLHKKYDAKNELFDYPYSSFEPTKKLNNVDNVNTIPGTDIIYFDCRVLPHYNIAEIYDEIMIKAEEFSKNHNVKIEISKEQFEQAAPPTPENSEIVEKLCKALKDIRGIEPKVGGIGGGTCAAIVRRAGYHAAVWASIDETAHQPNEYVKINNLIEDTKIFAYVGANF from the coding sequence ATGGAACTTAAAAATTTAATCGCAAAAAAAGTGGAAAATTTATACGATGAAATAGTGGAATCTATGAAAACATTTATCTCGATAAATTCTGTAAATCCAAGAACTGATGGTCCCGGAGAAAAAGAGGTTGCCGAATGGCTGGAATCCCTTATAAGTAACTGGGGATTTGATGAAATTAAAAGATACGATGCCCCGGATAACGCTGTTGAATATGGATTTAGACCAAACATTGTAGCACTTTATAAAGGCACTGAAGCAAAACGAACTCTGTGGATAATAACTCATATGGATAAAGTGCCTGCAGGAGACCTTTCGTTGTGGGAAACAGACCCGTTTACACCAACTGTAAAGGATGGAAAAATTTTTGGACGTGGCGCTGAAGATAACGGAGCTTCTTTAATAGCCTCCTTATATGGAATAAAAACACTTATAGAACTTGGAATAAGGCCAAAGGACAATGTAGCGTTAGCCTTCGTTTCCGACGAAGAAACTGGTTCTGAATACGGTATAAAGCACCTTTTAAGGCAAAATATATTCTCCAAAGATGATATATTCATAGTTCCTGATGCTGGAGAATCTGATGGAAGTTTTATTGAAGTTGCTGAAAAGTCAATAATGTGGCTGAAAATCACAACTTATGGTATTCAAACGCACGCGTCACGCCCACAAAAAGGTATCAACGCCCATCGTTTAGGAATGAAATTTGCAATTGAGCTCGATGAATTCTTACATAAAAAATACGACGCCAAAAATGAACTATTTGATTATCCTTATAGTTCCTTTGAACCCACCAAAAAATTAAATAATGTAGATAACGTAAATACAATACCTGGTACAGATATTATTTATTTTGACTGCAGGGTACTTCCACACTATAATATAGCGGAAATATACGATGAGATAATGATAAAAGCGGAAGAATTCTCCAAAAACCACAATGTAAAGATTGAAATTTCAAAAGAACAGTTCGAACAGGCAGCACCCCCAACTCCAGAAAATTCTGAAATAGTTGAAAAATTATGTAAAGCTTTAAAAGATATTCGAGGCATAGAACCAAAAGTTGGAGGTATAGGCGGCGGAACCTGTGCAGCTATTGTAAGAAGGGCAGGATATCATGCCGCTGTGTGGGCTTCTATTGATGAAACAGCTCACCAGCCAAATGAGTATGTAAAAATAAATAATTTGATAGAAGATACAAAAATTTTCGCTTATGTTGGAGCTAATTTTTAA
- a CDS encoding outer membrane protein assembly factor BamB family protein → MKNLKIIKLVFLILTVASIGFSQVFLLTPEGVYKSFEMIKTGNFNGMFIYDNFVYLLKNDGVVNLTTGKELYLENPEYIGSGFILSQNRLYRLKENQLDFIRILPDDLKDVFAFKDVIFGIQLGNIVAYENGKIIWSMSPETGKIEKIRLSKNYMAIFSNIDTTIFDLSDPRYPKYVQTFRKSDDYVFNGSHVLYHQKKVYFYDSEKKLIFSTTVPVDGKLLTDGENVYIGKIIITKDFNITNYPFKVLGAVVLNETHLEIPAFNELWSFSIDSDITGRPAVYNGTVYFATTNGIVFAVENGKELWRYRLPFIVTGHVTVDGNNVYVASWDDNIYSLSLSGKLLWKTKLDSDVTLGLAWDGMMLYALSDNGTLYEIKDGKVLKILKTGKWPLAGPFISLSGKIYVIDGMGYLWINDKKDRFVGKIKNVAFISENAIIPEENTFVLLDDFGNKFYIMKNILYRNDKKIFETDEELVDFVLGKKNIYILTGSGTLLILNKKEYKIINKKTFPETKFIILEGGTLFLIGKKITAVLVNDNPLNSWSSIYGNSWNSSAILF, encoded by the coding sequence GTGAAAAATTTGAAAATCATCAAACTTGTCTTTTTGATTTTAACAGTAGCTTCAATAGGGTTTTCACAGGTTTTCCTGCTCACTCCAGAAGGCGTTTATAAATCGTTTGAAATGATTAAAACCGGAAACTTTAACGGAATGTTTATTTACGATAACTTCGTATATCTTTTAAAAAATGATGGTGTTGTAAACTTAACAACTGGAAAAGAACTGTATCTTGAGAATCCAGAATATATTGGAAGTGGGTTCATTCTTTCACAAAACAGACTTTATCGGCTAAAAGAAAATCAGCTGGATTTTATAAGAATTTTACCAGATGATTTAAAAGATGTTTTTGCCTTCAAAGATGTCATTTTTGGTATCCAGTTAGGAAATATCGTCGCATATGAAAATGGGAAAATTATATGGTCTATGTCTCCTGAAACTGGAAAAATAGAAAAAATAAGACTGAGTAAGAATTATATGGCCATATTCTCAAATATTGACACAACTATTTTTGATTTGTCTGACCCAAGGTATCCAAAGTATGTGCAAACGTTTAGAAAATCCGACGATTATGTCTTTAACGGCTCTCATGTTCTTTACCACCAAAAAAAGGTCTATTTTTACGATAGTGAAAAAAAGCTCATTTTTTCCACAACAGTGCCTGTTGACGGAAAACTTCTTACTGACGGTGAGAATGTTTATATTGGAAAAATTATAATTACAAAAGATTTTAACATAACAAATTATCCCTTTAAAGTGCTTGGTGCTGTTGTATTAAACGAAACTCATCTTGAAATCCCTGCATTCAATGAACTCTGGTCTTTCTCAATTGATTCAGATATTACTGGACGACCCGCTGTTTACAATGGAACTGTTTATTTTGCCACCACCAATGGAATTGTTTTTGCTGTTGAAAATGGAAAAGAACTGTGGAGGTATAGACTGCCTTTCATAGTAACAGGTCATGTAACAGTAGATGGGAATAACGTATATGTCGCATCATGGGATGATAATATATATTCCCTCAGTCTATCAGGAAAGTTACTATGGAAAACCAAACTTGATTCTGATGTGACTCTTGGTTTAGCATGGGATGGCATGATGTTATACGCTTTAAGTGACAATGGAACACTTTATGAGATAAAAGATGGAAAGGTATTAAAAATTCTTAAAACTGGTAAATGGCCTCTTGCAGGGCCTTTTATCTCTCTTTCCGGAAAAATTTACGTAATAGATGGAATGGGCTATTTGTGGATAAACGATAAAAAAGACCGCTTCGTAGGAAAGATAAAAAATGTGGCGTTTATTTCTGAAAACGCAATTATTCCCGAAGAAAACACTTTTGTGCTTCTTGATGATTTCGGCAACAAATTTTACATAATGAAAAATATTCTCTATAGAAACGACAAAAAAATTTTCGAAACAGATGAAGAACTCGTTGATTTTGTTCTGGGAAAGAAAAACATTTATATACTCACCGGTTCAGGAACCTTACTTATTCTTAATAAAAAAGAATACAAAATAATTAATAAAAAAACATTTCCTGAAACAAAATTTATAATACTTGAAGGTGGTACACTTTTCCTGATAGGAAAAAAAATAACAGCTGTTCTTGTCAATGATAATCCTTTAAACTCCTGGTCAAGTATTTACGGAAACTCCTGGAACTCTTCGGCAATTCTTTTTTAA
- a CDS encoding class I SAM-dependent rRNA methyltransferase — protein MKVFLKKNIKPRIKNGHPWIYDNEIEKIEGNVENGSIVNVFNHEKYFIGKGYLNTNSKIRVRLLTRKNESINKDFIKKRILAAIKRRNTSEKTFRVVFSEADNLPGLIVDKFESYIVIDITTLGMEKLKPYILESLIEIFNPLGIYEKSESSSRIKEGLEKISEWVYGRGPELIPFQINDIKFLADTKGQKTGAFLDQRYNAMILGNFSKNKICLDCFSYTGNFAVHMLRAGAKNVILIDYSKRALEIADEIMKLNKFENYELINANAFDFLKNLDKSSKMFDVISVDPPSFAKSASNKLSALKGYKEINLRAMRLLKDGGILATSSCTQVVSEQEFISTIIAATNDSGKIARTLYRGGQPFDHPIVLNIFETNYLKFFLLEIEKIRY, from the coding sequence ATGAAAGTTTTCCTGAAAAAAAATATAAAACCAAGAATTAAAAATGGACATCCCTGGATATACGACAATGAAATTGAAAAAATAGAAGGTAATGTTGAAAATGGTTCCATAGTAAATGTGTTTAACCACGAAAAATATTTTATTGGTAAGGGATACTTAAATACAAATTCCAAAATAAGGGTTCGGTTATTAACAAGAAAAAATGAAAGTATAAACAAAGATTTTATAAAAAAAAGAATTTTAGCTGCAATAAAAAGAAGAAATACATCAGAAAAAACATTTAGAGTCGTTTTTTCTGAAGCAGATAATCTTCCTGGATTGATTGTAGACAAATTTGAAAGTTATATTGTGATAGACATTACAACCCTTGGCATGGAAAAACTTAAACCGTATATACTGGAAAGCTTAATAGAAATATTTAATCCTCTTGGTATTTATGAGAAATCAGAAAGCTCCTCACGTATTAAAGAAGGATTAGAAAAAATTTCAGAATGGGTTTATGGTAGAGGGCCAGAACTTATCCCATTTCAGATAAACGATATAAAGTTTTTGGCAGATACAAAAGGACAAAAAACAGGAGCTTTTCTGGATCAAAGGTATAACGCCATGATACTGGGGAATTTCAGTAAAAACAAAATCTGTTTAGATTGTTTTTCTTACACCGGAAACTTCGCGGTACATATGCTTCGGGCTGGAGCTAAAAATGTTATTCTAATTGATTATTCAAAACGTGCATTAGAAATTGCGGATGAGATTATGAAACTAAACAAATTTGAAAATTATGAACTTATCAACGCAAATGCCTTTGATTTTCTTAAAAACCTGGATAAAAGTTCAAAAATGTTCGATGTAATTTCTGTTGATCCGCCTTCTTTTGCAAAAAGTGCTTCAAATAAACTTTCTGCATTAAAAGGATACAAAGAAATAAATTTAAGAGCAATGAGGCTCCTTAAAGACGGAGGTATTCTTGCAACTTCTTCATGCACGCAGGTGGTATCTGAACAGGAGTTTATCTCAACAATAATCGCAGCTACCAACGATTCTGGTAAAATTGCAAGAACGTTATACAGGGGAGGTCAACCTTTCGATCACCCGATAGTTCTAAATATTTTTGAAACAAATTACTTGAAATTCTTTTTGTTAGAAATAGAAAAAATCAGGTATTAA
- a CDS encoding iron-containing alcohol dehydrogenase family protein: MPTKFYFENAIEKGKGELVALGTRFLIITGQSSRKNGSLEAVIKVFKDNQKYFEIFDQTEENPSEQMVKKIIETYGKNWDVVVGLGGGSPMDAAKAVAVLCKNEIEIEDLYNPEKYSAALPIVCIPTTSGTGSEVTQYSVLTVNGQKKGFKHETIFPKLSFIDPVYTLTMPEELTLSTGLDALSHAIESAVSKRSNPMSELYSFKAIEIIKDTLPELLKDLSNYELRKKIMFASTLAGISISITGTTIAHALGYSITTEKGIRHGLATAVFLPFELQQANTQTAKKILEMFDGSLLNYFKNIGVKISFPVSDKELETWTERVSKASHVAITPGNYNREKIYEAYLWLIEKSGLYGG; encoded by the coding sequence ATGCCAACAAAATTCTATTTCGAAAATGCCATAGAAAAAGGAAAAGGTGAATTGGTAGCTCTCGGAACACGCTTTCTTATAATAACAGGGCAAAGTTCCAGAAAGAATGGAAGTTTAGAAGCCGTTATTAAAGTATTTAAAGATAATCAAAAATATTTTGAAATATTTGACCAAACAGAAGAAAACCCTTCTGAACAAATGGTTAAAAAAATAATAGAAACTTACGGAAAAAACTGGGACGTAGTCGTTGGATTAGGTGGCGGAAGTCCTATGGACGCAGCCAAAGCTGTTGCCGTGCTTTGCAAAAACGAAATAGAAATAGAGGATTTGTACAACCCCGAAAAATATTCCGCAGCCCTCCCAATAGTTTGTATTCCAACAACTTCTGGAACGGGAAGTGAAGTAACTCAATACTCTGTATTAACAGTAAATGGTCAAAAAAAAGGATTCAAACACGAAACTATATTCCCAAAATTATCTTTTATAGATCCAGTATACACTTTAACTATGCCAGAAGAATTAACTCTTTCTACGGGACTTGATGCTCTTTCTCACGCTATTGAATCTGCCGTCTCAAAACGCTCTAACCCTATGTCAGAACTCTATTCTTTCAAGGCCATAGAAATTATAAAAGATACATTACCTGAACTTTTAAAGGATCTATCAAATTACGAATTACGCAAAAAGATAATGTTCGCTTCAACTCTTGCAGGTATATCTATAAGCATCACAGGAACAACAATAGCTCATGCCCTTGGTTATTCAATAACAACCGAAAAAGGTATTCGCCATGGGTTAGCTACCGCTGTATTTTTGCCATTCGAACTCCAGCAGGCTAATACGCAAACTGCCAAAAAAATTCTTGAAATGTTCGATGGAAGTTTGTTAAACTATTTCAAAAATATAGGGGTGAAAATTAGCTTCCCTGTAAGTGATAAAGAATTAGAAACCTGGACTGAACGGGTATCAAAAGCTTCTCATGTAGCAATAACCCCAGGAAACTACAACAGGGAAAAGATATATGAAGCTTATTTATGGTTAATTGAAAAATCCGGATTATATGGAGGATAA
- the gcvPB gene encoding aminomethyl-transferring glycine dehydrogenase subunit GcvPB: protein MTIFELSKEHRKGYKLPHYNIETQEINIPGHLLRKEKPKIPEVTEIDVVRHYTNLATKNYAVDVGFYPLGSCTMKYNPKINEDVSNFEGFTMIHPHQPQETVQGALKLMFELKEMLCEITGMDEMTLQPSAGAHGELTGILITRAYHLSRGDHKRKKAIVPDSAHGTNPASAAMAGYDVIEIKSGPDGRIDLKALEEALDDEVAVLMLTNPNTLGLFEKDILKIAEMVHNAGALLYYDGANLNALLGRTRPGDMGFDIVHLNLHKTFSTPHGMGGPGSGPVGVKKFLSEFLPVPILTKDSKNNYKLDYSRKNSIGTMRSYYGNFNVMVRAYAYIKSMGKDGLKQVGEMAVLNANYLRKKIEKIMPIAYPDVCMHEFVATCEQLTKETGVKALDIAKRLLDYGFHAPTMYFPLIVHEDFMIEPTETESKDTLDKFAEVLETIFKEAREKSELVKNAPYTTPVKRLDDVTASRKPIFRFKFGEG from the coding sequence ATGACAATATTTGAACTTTCAAAAGAACATAGAAAAGGGTATAAATTGCCACATTATAATATAGAAACTCAGGAAATTAATATTCCCGGGCACCTTTTGAGAAAAGAAAAACCAAAAATTCCAGAAGTTACAGAAATTGATGTAGTAAGACACTATACAAACCTTGCAACTAAAAATTACGCAGTAGATGTTGGATTTTATCCGCTTGGTTCATGCACAATGAAATATAATCCGAAAATCAACGAAGATGTCTCAAATTTCGAAGGTTTTACAATGATCCATCCCCACCAACCACAAGAAACAGTTCAAGGCGCGTTAAAACTTATGTTTGAATTAAAGGAAATGCTGTGCGAAATAACTGGAATGGATGAAATGACATTACAGCCTTCTGCTGGAGCACATGGAGAATTAACCGGAATTTTAATAACCCGCGCCTATCATTTGAGCAGAGGAGATCACAAACGAAAAAAAGCTATTGTTCCAGACAGTGCTCACGGAACAAATCCAGCTTCAGCAGCTATGGCAGGTTACGATGTAATTGAAATCAAATCCGGACCTGACGGGAGAATAGATTTAAAAGCTTTAGAAGAAGCTCTGGACGATGAAGTAGCGGTATTGATGCTAACAAATCCTAACACCCTTGGCCTTTTTGAAAAAGATATTTTAAAAATAGCTGAAATGGTACATAATGCTGGAGCACTACTATATTACGATGGAGCTAATTTAAACGCTCTGCTTGGAAGAACAAGACCTGGTGATATGGGGTTTGATATTGTTCACCTCAACCTGCACAAAACATTCAGTACCCCACATGGTATGGGGGGACCTGGCAGTGGACCTGTTGGAGTCAAAAAATTCCTCTCAGAATTTCTACCAGTTCCAATTCTTACAAAAGACTCCAAAAACAATTATAAGCTTGATTATTCAAGAAAAAATTCTATAGGAACAATGCGAAGTTACTATGGGAATTTCAATGTAATGGTACGTGCATACGCCTATATAAAAAGCATGGGGAAAGATGGTTTAAAGCAGGTTGGCGAAATGGCAGTTTTAAATGCAAACTATTTAAGAAAGAAAATAGAAAAAATTATGCCAATTGCATATCCTGATGTCTGTATGCACGAATTTGTGGCTACATGCGAACAATTGACTAAAGAAACTGGTGTAAAAGCATTAGACATTGCTAAACGACTTCTCGATTATGGATTCCATGCCCCAACTATGTATTTCCCTCTCATTGTCCATGAAGATTTTATGATAGAACCCACTGAAACGGAAAGCAAAGACACTCTCGATAAATTTGCTGAAGTTCTTGAAACAATATTCAAAGAAGCCCGTGAAAAATCAGAGTTAGTAAAAAATGCACCATATACTACGCCAGTTAAAAGATTAGATGATGTTACTGCTTCCAGAAAACCTATCTTTCGTTTTAAGTTTGGGGAGGGATAA
- the gcvPA gene encoding aminomethyl-transferring glycine dehydrogenase subunit GcvPA, which yields MHRYIPHTEEEIKEMLEEIGVDSIEKLYINVPKTINEYNLPDGKDEFTIRRELLKLSKENVTFEPENVFAGAGIYYHYIPTVVNHLANDQKFVTAYTPYQAEVSQGTLQALFEYQTMMCELTGMEVANSSMYDGATALAEAILTAVRVNRKEKILLSRAINPEYKQVSKTYCSSQNIKIEEIGWEKSGQINIETLKEKIDQNTSAVVVGYPNFFGIIEDLQKIREAIPEKVLLIVVAEPVALSILEAPGNLGADIVVGEGQSLGITPNFGGPGIGFFTTREKYVRKMPGRIIGETKDIDGKKGYVMILQTREQHIRRGKATSNICSNHALMALVNAIYMSIMGPEGLKEVAMRSYNSAHYLAKKLEEKGYKLVFSAPFFNEFLFHVDENYAEKWENMINKGILGPLPVEKIFPDLSNMALGCTTEVNTKESIEKLLTHL from the coding sequence ATGCACAGATACATCCCACATACTGAAGAAGAAATAAAAGAAATGCTTGAGGAAATTGGAGTTGATTCAATAGAAAAACTTTACATAAATGTTCCAAAAACAATAAATGAATATAATCTTCCAGATGGAAAAGATGAATTTACGATTCGTAGAGAATTATTAAAGCTTAGTAAGGAAAACGTGACTTTTGAGCCTGAAAATGTATTTGCAGGTGCTGGAATTTATTATCATTATATACCCACTGTTGTAAATCATCTGGCTAATGATCAAAAATTTGTCACAGCTTATACTCCATATCAAGCTGAAGTTTCCCAGGGCACATTACAGGCGCTTTTTGAATACCAAACAATGATGTGTGAACTAACCGGGATGGAGGTAGCTAATTCTTCAATGTACGATGGAGCAACTGCGCTTGCAGAAGCCATATTAACGGCCGTAAGGGTGAACAGAAAAGAAAAAATACTTTTATCAAGAGCTATAAATCCTGAGTACAAACAGGTAAGTAAAACCTATTGTAGCTCACAAAACATAAAGATAGAAGAAATAGGCTGGGAAAAAAGTGGGCAAATCAATATTGAAACTCTAAAAGAAAAAATAGATCAAAACACATCGGCAGTAGTTGTCGGGTATCCAAACTTTTTCGGAATAATAGAAGATTTGCAAAAAATCAGAGAAGCTATTCCAGAAAAAGTTCTGCTTATTGTTGTGGCAGAACCTGTGGCTTTATCTATTCTTGAAGCTCCCGGCAACCTTGGAGCCGATATTGTAGTAGGGGAAGGGCAATCGCTTGGAATAACTCCAAACTTTGGAGGACCTGGTATCGGTTTCTTCACCACGCGTGAAAAATATGTAAGAAAAATGCCAGGAAGAATTATTGGAGAAACAAAAGATATCGATGGAAAAAAAGGTTATGTAATGATTCTTCAAACAAGAGAACAGCATATTCGAAGAGGAAAAGCTACTTCCAATATATGTTCAAACCATGCATTAATGGCACTTGTAAATGCTATTTACATGTCAATAATGGGGCCTGAAGGATTAAAAGAAGTAGCTATGAGATCTTATAACAGTGCACATTATCTTGCAAAAAAATTGGAAGAGAAAGGCTACAAACTGGTTTTCAGTGCTCCATTCTTTAACGAGTTTTTATTCCATGTAGATGAAAATTATGCAGAAAAATGGGAAAACATGATAAACAAAGGTATTTTAGGGCCACTTCCTGTAGAGAAAATTTTCCCTGATTTATCTAACATGGCACTTGGCTGCACCACAGAGGTTAATACAAAAGAATCTATAGAAAAGTTATTAACTCATCTTTAA